A region of the Exiguobacterium aurantiacum DSM 6208 genome:
CGACCACATGATCGATGCCATCATCGAGCACGTGAAACTGAACGACATCCCGCTCGACCAGTTCGAGTTCCAAATGCTGTACGGCATCCGTGTCGAGCGTCAACTCGAGCTCGTCCGCCAAGGTTATAAAGTCCGTGTCTACGTGCCATACGGCCGTGACTGGTACGGTTACTTCATGCGCCGCCTCGCGGAACGTCCGGCGAACGTGGCATTCGTCTTAAAAGGAATGGTGAAGAAATAAAGAAAGCCAATGTATTCTACCTGATACCGTGAAACAAATGGACATCAGCGTGAAGGCTTTAGACACAAAAAATGGTTTGGTTCTTTTAAAATAGAACCAAACCATTTTTTTATTAATAGTTGCTTGAAGTATCTTAAGACAAGAACGATTGTGTTATTGTAATTTCTTCATTTATTTTAGTTCCGAATTTTCTTCAAATGATTTGATTAGAAGTTCTAGCGAACAAGAAAAATGATTTAAAATAAAACACGACTAGGAGGATAAATAATGGACTTTGAAAATATGATAAACCAAATCTATGATGTGACTCCAAAAGGATTTCAAGAACCTATCAAAATGACGGTAGGCATTGGTGCGGATTTTTTGCCTGTTTTCGGAAAGATATATCATGCGTATCAACATCAAAAAATAAACAGAGCGCTAAGAGAATTGGATCATCAGATTCAAAATATTAAAGTGAAGCTTGATGCCAGTGATGAATCGATGATCTTCAAAGAAGAGATATTCCCTATCATTATCAAAAAAATGTTAGATGAACCTCAAGAAGAAAAAATTAAAATAATAATTGATGGGTTTGAGCATATTGTCGACAGGAATATTTCTGAGCAAGAAATAATCTTTCACTATTATGATGTTCTTGAGGAACTTCGCATGGCAGATATTATTTTTATGTGTACAAACTATTTTGTAAAAAAAGATATAAGTTCAAAAGAAAAAGTAGCTCATTTAGCATCCGAATCAGAGGAAGAATTAGCACGAAAACATATTGAAAGATATATGGCGAATAAACTTGTGCGTTTAGGGTTGTTGATTGAAAAAGCGGATAAGGAACAGATGACGTATAATGTTTTAAAAGAATTGACTAGAAATAGGGCTGGATATGAATATGCAGCCAAATTTACCATCAATCAATATGAGTTAACACCATTTGGATTTAGTTTTATTGATTTTTTTAAACTAGATATGTAATAAGACAGTGGGAGGATGAGATATTTAATGACAAATATCGAGGTTATATTGGAAATAAGTAAAGTCCTTTCTCCAATTATAACGGTTGGATTAGCGGCGTTTTTAGCTGCAAGATATTACTTTGACGGTTTGTCAAATTAAGCGCAACACTTCCTCCGTGAAGGCCTCGTGTGCGGTCTTCCAGCCCAGGCATTTGCGTGGGCGGCCGTTGATCTTGGCGAGCGCGTCCACGATCTCTCCTTGGCCGACCGTCGCGAAGTCCGATCCTTTCGGGAAGAACTCGCGCAGGAGGCCGTTGGCGTTCTCGTTGCTGCCGCGCTGCCACGACGAGTACGGGTCGGCGAAATACATCGGCACGCCTAGTGTCGCCCGGACGCGCTCGTGACAGCTGAACTCCTTGCCCCGGTCCGTCGTCGCCGTCTTGAACGTGCCCGCTGGGAAGGCGGCGTGGACCGTGTGGATCGCCTCCTCCATCGAGGCCGCGCTGCGGTCCGCGATCGGCAGCGCGAGGTAGAACCGGCTCTTCCGCTCGACGAACGTCGCGACGCAGGCCCTCGATTTCCCTCGTCCGGAGACGACGGTGTCGAGCTCCCAGTGGCCGAATGTCTCGCGTGTGCGCACCTCTCTCGGACGTTTGGCGATGGACAGACCGATGTTGAACCGACCACGTGTCTCCATCGGTTTCTGGCGCTTGCCCTTTTGGCGGAGCACGGTCACCGGCACGTCGATCAGCCCCGAATAGATCCAACGATAGATGGTCGAGAAGGCGATTTTCCCGTCGAAGAGACGACCCACGATCTGTTCCGGGGACCAGGTCGCCCGCAGCTTCTCGATGATCGTCCGGCGCATCATGTCGTCGAGCTTCGTCTTGGCGCCGCAGTTTCGCTTCGCCTTGGCGTAGCGCTCCTGTGCGCGTTCGGCCGTGTAGCCGGGGTTCCTTCTGATCTCCCGCGAGACGGTCGAGGGCTGTCGCCCGAGCCGTCTCGCGATGGACCGTACGGACATCCCGAGCTCCAGGTAGGTCTCTATTTTCACGCGTTCCGCTGTGGTAAGATGGGTGTAGCTCATAGCGATTCCTCCGTCTGAATGTGTGTTGTGGTGACTTCATTCTACACGAGGCCGTCGCTATGGGCTTTTTTGCGTTCACGTTCAGGTGTTGCACTTAATTTTATAATTCATCCTTTAAAAACAAACAAGTTGATTATTCCATGAAGCTTTCTGAAAAAGCTATCGAAGAAGTTTATAACCCTATCATAGTTAAGATAGAAAAAGATGCTATCAATGATGGATTTAGTTATGAAGGATTATCCGCAAATGATTTAGTAGATATTGACGAAATTTTTTCTAAGAATCGACATTTAGTTGAAGAAAGTTTGTTAAATATTCTTTGGAAGTACCAAGAAGATGTTCATTTTGAACTTTCTACTTTGTATAGTAACGAGGAGTCTCAGATAACTTTTAAAGACAAATTTTTGGACTCTAATCATGAGTTTTTGAATGAGTTAAAAAAAGTTAGAAATTTTCATTTGAAGCGAATTGGTTTTTACTTTAAATAAATTAAAACCAAGTGGTAACTACTTTGTTAAAAATGCGTCCGTCGGCGCCCTGACTCATGCAGGAAAGCAATCCGAAGAAGACCCCGCAGTGCCGGGAACGGCGCGAGAAGGCTTCGGGATTGCCTGCTGAAAGCATGGGCGCCGAAAGGGCGCACTGCACAAAAAAAGACTCAGCTACAAACTGAGTCTTCGACAAATTATCCGTTCACGACCGTCCCGCCGTTGACGTGCATGACCTGCCCACTGACGTACGTCGAGTCGTCGCTTGCAAGGTAGACATACGCCGGGGCGAGTTCTGCCGGTTGACCTGGACGTTTCATTTCGGCCGAGTCACCGAACGAGGCGACTTTCTCCGCCGGGAACGTCGCCGGGATGAGCGGCGTCCAAATCGGACCTGGTGCGACACCGTTGACGCGAATCTTCTTCTCTGCCAAGTTTTTGGCGAGCGAGCGCGTGAACGATGTGATCGCGCCTTTCGTCGACGAGTAGTCGATCAATTGGTCGTTACCCTCATACGCCGTGATCGACGTCGTGTTGATGATGCTTGCCCCTTCGTTCAAGTACGGGAGGGCGGCCTTCGTCAAATAGAACATGCTGAAGATGTTCGTCCGGAACGTCTGTTCGAGTTGCTCGTCCGAGATGTCGAGGAGCGATTCTTGCGGATGTTGCTCGGCTGCGTTGTTGACGAGGATGTCCAAATGACCGAACGTCTCGAGCGTTTGTTTGACGACGTCTTGGCAGAAGTTTGAATCGCCGATGTCCCCTTGGAGCAAGAGACACGCCTGACCAAGTTCTTCGATGCGTTCTTTCGTCGCCTCGGCGTCCTCGAGCTCGTTTTGATCCTTATAGACGATGACCGACTTCGCGCCTTCATGGGCGAAGAAGATGGCGACTGATTTTCCGATGCCTGAGTCGCCACCCGTGATGATAGCGACTTTGTCTTTCAATTTATCGCTTCCTTTATATCCTTCACGCTCATAGATGGGGAACGGCTCCATCTTCGAGTCGATGCCCGGTTGATGGGCTTGCTCTTGGCCGTCCTTCTTGAACGATTCAAAGTCTTTTCGACTTCCGACTGTGTTTAAACGATTGTCACTCATGTGTACATTCCCCTTTCTAAAATTGACTCTTTGTGTCTATACCACTCGTCTCAAAAATTAATCATTAATTCGTGAAATGGAATGAATTTGAAAAATGCGGGCTTGCGAATGAATGTTCATTCATTTATGATAGAAGAGTAAACACGATGGTGATTGCGATTTTTTTTACGCGTGAAATGAATCACTATTCATTCTCATTGAGGGGGGAACAATATGACGAGTCACATCGAACAATCAGCCGACCTCCGTTTGACGAGCAATATCCGTTTTGCGGTCGTCATCGGTTCAGGAGTAATGGGGGCGGGGATTGCGGCTCACTTGGCGAACGCGGGGATTCGTTCGCTCATGCTCGACATCGTACCGCGGGAATTGACGGCAAAAGAAGAAGCGAAAGGGCTCACACTCGAGTCACCGGAAGTACGCAACCGCATCGCTTCAGAAAACCGTCAAAAGTTGTTAAAGCAAAACCCGGCACCGCTCGCGACACCGGAGCACTTGAACTTTATCGACGTCGGTAATTTAGAAGACGATCTCGAGCGCTTGAATGAAGCTGACTGGGTCATCGAAGTCGTCGTCGAACGGCTCGACGTGAAACAACAGCTGTTCGAAAAGATCGCACCTTACATCCGTGAAGACGCGATTCTCAGCTCGAACACGTCCGGTATCTCGATCGAGGCGATGGCGAGCGTCCTCCCGGAAGGATTGCAACACCGTTTCCTCGGGACGCACTTCTTCAACCCGCCGCGCTATTTGAAGCTGCTCGAACTGATCCCGACGGAGAAGACGGCCCGTCCGGTCATCGATTTCATGGCTCGTTTCGCGGAGGACCGTCTCGGCAAAGGCGTCGTCGAAGCGAAAGACACGCCGAACTTCATCGGCAACCGCATCGGCACGTATGGCCTTCTCGTCACGTTCGAAGAGATGCTCAAGCAGAACGCCTCAATCGGTGAGATGGACTCAATCACCGGTCCGCTCATCGGACGACCGAAATCAGCGACGTTCCGCACGCTCGACGTCGTCGGGATCGACACGTTCGTCCACGTCGCCGGAAACGTCTTCGAGACGCTCGAGGCGGGCGAGGAGAAAGACACGTTCGACGTACCGGCCGAGATGAAGACGCTCGTCGAAAAAGGCTGGGTCGGACAAAAGGCCGGCCAAGGCTTCTATAAGAAAGACGGGAAAGTCATCCAGGAATTGAATCTCGGAACATTCGAATACGAACAATTGAAAGCGATTACAGGTCTGGAACTCGACCAAATCAAGTCGCTTCCGGGCTCGAAAGCGAAGTTGAAAAGCGCCGTCTTGAACAAGGGACGCATCGGGCAGCTGCTCTGGCCAATCACAGCGAAGACGCTCGCCTACTCGGCACGTCTCACGGGCGAGATCAGTGACTCGATCGTCGCCATCGATGACGCCATGAAATGGGGCTTCGGCTGGAAATTCGGGCCGTTCGAGACGTGGGACGCGCTCGGGCTTGAAAAATCAGCGGCGCGAATGAAGCAAGAAGGGTACGACGTCCCGGCGTGGATCGATGAGATGCTCGCTGCCGGACATACTTCCTTCTATAAAGGTGACCAGTATTACGACCAAGCGTCGCAGACGTACGTCGAGAAGACCGTCAACCCGAAAGAGCTGAAACTCGCACCGCTCGCCAAGTCGAACGGGATCGTGCTTGAGAACGGCGGGGCCCGCCTCATCGATATCGGCGATGATGTCGTCGCCCTCGAGTTCACATCACCGAACAATGCGATCGGCGTCGATATCATGCAGATGATCGAGCAATCGATCGACCGCGTCGAGACAGACTTCAAAGGACTCATCCTCGCCAACGACGGCAAAAACTTCTGCGTCGGCGCTAACCTCGCGATGATGCTCATGGAAGCGGAAGACGAGAACTGGTACGAACTCGACTGGATCATCAACAAGTTCCAACAAGTCGTGCAGAAGATTCGCTACGCAGGTCGCCCAGTCGTCGTCGCACCGTACGGTATGACGCTCGGCGGCGGCACAGAGATCAGCTTGCCGGCAGCCCGCATGCAGACGGCGCTCGAGACGTACATGGGTCTCGTTGAAGTCGGGGTCGGACTTATCCCGGGCGGAGGCGGAAACGTCAATACGTATCGTCGTTTCTTGGAGCAGACGCCGCAATCGATGCAAAACATCGAGAAGGCAGCGCAGCAGACGTTCCAGAACATCGCCATGGCGAAAGTGTCGAAGTCGGCGTACGATGCGAAGACACTCGGTTATCACCGTGCGGTCGACGGCATCTCGATGAACCGCGACCACTTGACGTTCGATGCGAAACAGACGGTGCTCGGACTAGCCGACGGCTACACGGCACCGGTACGTGAGAAGTTACCAGTCGTCGGTCAGACGGGGAAAGCGACGCTCGAACTTGCGGCGTACGAGATGTTCTATGGTGGCTACATTTCAGAGCATGACTTGAAGATCGCGAAGAAACTCGCCCACGTCATCAGCGGCGGTGATTTGGCGTACGGCACGATGGTCGACGAGCAATACTTCCTCGACATCGAGCGCGAGGCGTTCTTAAGCCTCATCGGAGAACCAAAATCGCAGCAACGGATGCAACATATGCTCGTCAAAGGCAAGCCACTTCGGAACTGATAAAAGGGGGATTTCACAGATGAGGGAAGCAGTCATCGTGGCCGGCGCACGGACGCCGGTCGGAAAAGCAAAACGGGGATCGTTCCGAAACGTTCGCTCGGACGAACTTGCCGGACATGCGATTAAAGCGACGCTCGAACGGGCCGGCTACAACGGCCCAATCGACGACGTCATTATGGGATGTGCGATGCCGGAAGCAGAGCAAGGGATGAACATCGCCCGTTATGCGGCCGTTCGCGGCGGATTGTCCCACGAAGTACCAGCCATCACAATCAATCGCTACTGTTCGTCGGGCTTACAAGCAATCGCCGACGCGGCAGCGAAAATTATGATCGGCCAAGCGACGGCGGTCATCGCCGGCGGCATGGAATCGATGAGCCTCGTGCCGATGGGCGGGCACGTCATCCGTCCGAACCCGACAATTATGGAGACGGCACCTGAGTACTACATGAGCATGGGCCATACGGCAGAACGAGTCGCGGCCGAGTACAACATCTCGCGGGAAGACCAAGACCGGTTCGCCATCGACAGCCATCAAAAAGCGGCGGCCGCGATCGCCGGCGGCAAATTCGAAGAAGAGATCGTCCCGGTGACGGTCATCGAGCACGTGCTCGGAGAAGACGGCAAAGTCGCGGAACGTGAAGTCGTCGTCAAACACGACGAAGGCGTCCGCGCCGACTCGACCGTCGAAGCGCTCGGCAAGCTGCGCCCAGCGTTCAAAATCAAAGGCTCGGTGACGGCGGGGAACGCGTCGCAAGTATCAGACGGAGCTGCGGCCGTGCTCGTCATGGAGCGAGAAGAAGCCGAACGCCAAGGCTTGAAGCCGATGGCGAAGTTCCTCTCGTTCGCCGTCGGTGGGGTTCGTCCGGAAGTGATGGGGATCGGTCCCGTCGTCGCCATCCCGAAAGCGCTCGAGATGGCCGGCGTGAAGCTCGAAGAAGTCGGATTGTTCGAATTGAACGAGGCGTTCGCGAGCCAATCGCTCGGTGTCATCCGTGAACTCGGGATCGACCCGTCGAAAGTGAACGTGAACGGCGGAGCCATCGCCCTCGGGCACCCGCTCGGTTGTACGGGCGCGAAACTCGCGGTCTCCATCTTGCATGAGATGAAACGACGCAATGAAAAGTATGGGGTTGTGACGATGTGCATCGGTGGCGGAATGGGTGCTGCTGGCGTCTTCGAATTACTATAAGGGGGAATTGACTATGGAACGGACAGAACACGAATTGATTAAAGGCGGTAGCTTCGTTATCGACGCACTCGACGCGGATCGTCTCTTCACACCGGAAGACTTCTCGGATGAGCATAAGATGATCGGTGACACGACGGCGAGCTTCGTCGACGACCGTGTCATGCCGGTGCTCGGACGTATCGAGAAACACGAGTTCGATCTTTCGGTCGAATTGTTGAAAGAAGCGGGCGAGCTCGGTCTCCTCGGTGCGGACGTGCCGGAAGAGTACGGCGGCTACCAGCTCGACAAGATCTCATCATCGATCATCACGGAACGGTTCGCCAAAGCGCGTTCGTTCGCACTCAGCTATGGTGCGCACGTCGGGATCGGAACGCTTCCAATCGTCTTCTTCGGAACAGAAGAGCAAAAGCATAAGTACTTGCCAAAGCTCGCGACCGGTGAATGGATCGCGGCGTACGCCCTCACAGAGCCAGGCTCAGGGTCGGACGCGCTCGGTGCGAAATCGACGGCCGTCTTGAACGAGGCCGGCACGCATTACGTGTTGAACGGTGAGAAGCAATGGATCACGAACGCTGGTTTCGCGAACGTCTTCGTCGTCTACGCGAAAATCGACGGCGATAAGTTCAGCGCCTTCATCGTCGAGCGTGACTACAACGGTGTCTCGACAGGTGCCGAAGAACAGAAGATGGGTATCAAAGGGTCATCGACACGGACGCTCATCCTAGAAGACGTCGAAGTCCCAGTCGACAACCTCCTCGGAGAAATCGGTAAAGGACACGTCATCGCCTTCAACATCTTGAACGTCGGTCGTTACAAACTCGCCGTCGGCGCGGTCGGTTCATCGAAACGCGCGTTCGATCTCTCGGTCCAGTATGCGAACGAGCGCAAACAGTTCAAGACGCCGATCAGTCAGTTCCCGCTCATCCAAGAAAAATTAGCG
Encoded here:
- a CDS encoding acetyl-CoA C-acetyltransferase, translated to MREAVIVAGARTPVGKAKRGSFRNVRSDELAGHAIKATLERAGYNGPIDDVIMGCAMPEAEQGMNIARYAAVRGGLSHEVPAITINRYCSSGLQAIADAAAKIMIGQATAVIAGGMESMSLVPMGGHVIRPNPTIMETAPEYYMSMGHTAERVAAEYNISREDQDRFAIDSHQKAAAAIAGGKFEEEIVPVTVIEHVLGEDGKVAEREVVVKHDEGVRADSTVEALGKLRPAFKIKGSVTAGNASQVSDGAAAVLVMEREEAERQGLKPMAKFLSFAVGGVRPEVMGIGPVVAIPKALEMAGVKLEEVGLFELNEAFASQSLGVIRELGIDPSKVNVNGGAIALGHPLGCTGAKLAVSILHEMKRRNEKYGVVTMCIGGGMGAAGVFELL
- a CDS encoding 3-hydroxyacyl-CoA dehydrogenase/enoyl-CoA hydratase family protein; the protein is MTSHIEQSADLRLTSNIRFAVVIGSGVMGAGIAAHLANAGIRSLMLDIVPRELTAKEEAKGLTLESPEVRNRIASENRQKLLKQNPAPLATPEHLNFIDVGNLEDDLERLNEADWVIEVVVERLDVKQQLFEKIAPYIREDAILSSNTSGISIEAMASVLPEGLQHRFLGTHFFNPPRYLKLLELIPTEKTARPVIDFMARFAEDRLGKGVVEAKDTPNFIGNRIGTYGLLVTFEEMLKQNASIGEMDSITGPLIGRPKSATFRTLDVVGIDTFVHVAGNVFETLEAGEEKDTFDVPAEMKTLVEKGWVGQKAGQGFYKKDGKVIQELNLGTFEYEQLKAITGLELDQIKSLPGSKAKLKSAVLNKGRIGQLLWPITAKTLAYSARLTGEISDSIVAIDDAMKWGFGWKFGPFETWDALGLEKSAARMKQEGYDVPAWIDEMLAAGHTSFYKGDQYYDQASQTYVEKTVNPKELKLAPLAKSNGIVLENGGARLIDIGDDVVALEFTSPNNAIGVDIMQMIEQSIDRVETDFKGLILANDGKNFCVGANLAMMLMEAEDENWYELDWIINKFQQVVQKIRYAGRPVVVAPYGMTLGGGTEISLPAARMQTALETYMGLVEVGVGLIPGGGGNVNTYRRFLEQTPQSMQNIEKAAQQTFQNIAMAKVSKSAYDAKTLGYHRAVDGISMNRDHLTFDAKQTVLGLADGYTAPVREKLPVVGQTGKATLELAAYEMFYGGYISEHDLKIAKKLAHVISGGDLAYGTMVDEQYFLDIEREAFLSLIGEPKSQQRMQHMLVKGKPLRN
- a CDS encoding SDR family oxidoreductase, translating into MSDNRLNTVGSRKDFESFKKDGQEQAHQPGIDSKMEPFPIYEREGYKGSDKLKDKVAIITGGDSGIGKSVAIFFAHEGAKSVIVYKDQNELEDAEATKERIEELGQACLLLQGDIGDSNFCQDVVKQTLETFGHLDILVNNAAEQHPQESLLDISDEQLEQTFRTNIFSMFYLTKAALPYLNEGASIINTTSITAYEGNDQLIDYSSTKGAITSFTRSLAKNLAEKKIRVNGVAPGPIWTPLIPATFPAEKVASFGDSAEMKRPGQPAELAPAYVYLASDDSTYVSGQVMHVNGGTVVNG
- a CDS encoding acyl-CoA dehydrogenase family protein, encoding MERTEHELIKGGSFVIDALDADRLFTPEDFSDEHKMIGDTTASFVDDRVMPVLGRIEKHEFDLSVELLKEAGELGLLGADVPEEYGGYQLDKISSSIITERFAKARSFALSYGAHVGIGTLPIVFFGTEEQKHKYLPKLATGEWIAAYALTEPGSGSDALGAKSTAVLNEAGTHYVLNGEKQWITNAGFANVFVVYAKIDGDKFSAFIVERDYNGVSTGAEEQKMGIKGSSTRTLILEDVEVPVDNLLGEIGKGHVIAFNILNVGRYKLAVGAVGSSKRAFDLSVQYANERKQFKTPISQFPLIQEKLATMAANIYAMESSVYRTGGLFQDSLDALGDDNMRDGSKVAQAIAEYAIECSLNKVFASETFDYVVDEAVQIHGGYGFMTEYEVENLYRDSRINRIFEGTNEINRLIVPGTLLKKAMKGDLPLLAEAQKLQKELMSYMPQELDGSPLAREKMLLSNMKKINLMVAGTAVQKYQQNLQNEQEILAKLADIISAIYALEAAIARTDKAIGRTGEEKNAQKVRYTEIFAEQVFKQVELMAKEVLYAAASGDEQRMLLSAMKKFSRYQPINVIGTKREVAASLIKANKFIV
- a CDS encoding IS30 family transposase produces the protein MSYTHLTTAERVKIETYLELGMSVRSIARRLGRQPSTVSREIRRNPGYTAERAQERYAKAKRNCGAKTKLDDMMRRTIIEKLRATWSPEQIVGRLFDGKIAFSTIYRWIYSGLIDVPVTVLRQKGKRQKPMETRGRFNIGLSIAKRPREVRTRETFGHWELDTVVSGRGKSRACVATFVERKSRFYLALPIADRSAASMEEAIHTVHAAFPAGTFKTATTDRGKEFSCHERVRATLGVPMYFADPYSSWQRGSNENANGLLREFFPKGSDFATVGQGEIVDALAKINGRPRKCLGWKTAHEAFTEEVLRLI